The window CGCGCGCGGTCTGACCGGGCGCTACCCGCGCGCTGATCACCACGGTCACCTCGGGAGTGAGGGTGTTCGAGGCGTTGACGACACTGGGCGCATCGATGCCGGTGAGGGTGATCGACGGCTTGTTCCAGATGCGGCTGAGAATGCTGTCTCGACCGATCGGCGTCACGCCGGCGGGCAGTCCCGCCTCGTCGCGCAGCGTCTCTTCGGAGTAGTCGGGGGTTGCGGCATCCCGGGTCGCCAGTCCCTCCACGGCCACGGCGCCGTCGTCGTCCCACAGCGTGGCCAGCAGCTTCACCGTGGCCATCAGCGCGTCGGGCACTGCTCCCCCGTACATGCCCGAGTGCGACGCGTGATCGAGCGTGCGCACGCGCAGCGTGAAGCGGGCATTGCCGCGCAGCGATACCGTGACCGCCGGTGTGCGGGCGTCCCAGTTGCCCGAGTCGGCAACGACGATCACGTCGGCGCGCAGGGCGTCGGCGTTGTCGGAGAGGAACTGCGCGAACGAACGCGAGCCGGCTTCTTCTTCACCCTCGATGAAAAGCGCCACGCCCAGATCGAAGTCGTCGCCGAGCGCTTGGCGCAGGGCCCGCAGCGCGCCGATGTGCACCATGACCCCCGCTTTGTCGTCGGCGGCGCCGCGACCGTAGAGGCGTCCGTCGCGCACGGTGGGCTCGAACGGGGCCGATTCCCACAGCGCCTCATCGCCCACCGGCTGCACGTCGTGATGCGCGTACAGCAGGATGGTCGGCCGCCCGTTGCGCGCCGCGCGCGTGGCCAGCACCGCCGGCATGCCGCGCTCCTCGGTGTCGGGCACGGCCGCGTCGCGGATCTCGACGCGCTCGAACACGCCGGTCGCCTCGGCGAGAGCCTTCACCGCCTCGGCGCTGCGCTGCACCTGGGCATGGTCGAAGCCCGGAAAGGCGACCGACGGGATGCGCACGAGCGCGCCCAGATCGGCGAGGGCTTCGGGAACGGCTTCGTCGGCGGCGGTGCGGACGGCTTCGTGTCGAGACAGCTCGGAGGTCATGCGGGTAATCTTAAAGGCACCCATTCATCGATCCCGAGGTTTCATCGTGTCCAAGAAGACCGCCGCCGACGAGCAGGACGTCGCCGAAGAGACGTCGACGAGCGGAAAGGGACGCCCCACTCCCACGCGCGCCGAGCAGGAGGCCGCGCGCAAGCGCCCCCTCGTTGCCGACACGAAGGAGGCGAAAGCACGGCAGAAGGCCGATGTCGCGGCGCAGCGCGAGCGGGCGCGGATCGGCATGGCTGCCGGTGACGACAAGTACCTGCCCGCGCGCGACAAGGGGCCGCAGCGCCGGTTCGTGCGCGACACCATCGACGCGGGCTGGCACGTGGGCGAACTGGTCATGCCGCTGATGATCCTCGTGATCGTCGTGATGATGATCAACGCCCCGCTCATCCAGTTCTACGCGATGATCGTGCTCTGGGCCTATGTCGTGCTGGTGATCATCGACATGGTGATCACCTCGATGCGCATCAAGAGCGCGGCGGCCAAGAAATTCGGTGACCGACGCGAAAAGGGTCTGGGTTGGTACGGCGCGATGCGCACGATCCAGATGCGATGGATGCGGCTGCCCAAGCCCCAGGTCAAGCGCGGGCAGCACCCCGCCCGCTGAGACTCCGGCTCAGCCCCCGGTTTATCTGGCGCGCCCAGAAGGGTCCGCGGTACAGGAACGCTGTGTAGCCCTGCACCAGGTCGGCGCCGGCATCCAGTCGCTCTGTGACGTCG is drawn from Microbacterium protaetiae and contains these coding sequences:
- a CDS encoding dipeptidase is translated as MTSELSRHEAVRTAADEAVPEALADLGALVRIPSVAFPGFDHAQVQRSAEAVKALAEATGVFERVEIRDAAVPDTEERGMPAVLATRAARNGRPTILLYAHHDVQPVGDEALWESAPFEPTVRDGRLYGRGAADDKAGVMVHIGALRALRQALGDDFDLGVALFIEGEEEAGSRSFAQFLSDNADALRADVIVVADSGNWDARTPAVTVSLRGNARFTLRVRTLDHASHSGMYGGAVPDALMATVKLLATLWDDDGAVAVEGLATRDAATPDYSEETLRDEAGLPAGVTPIGRDSILSRIWNKPSITLTGIDAPSVVNASNTLTPEVTVVISARVAPGQTAREAYEALAAHLRAHAPFGAELEFTDVDCGDGFLVDTGGWAVQDARAALADGYGVAPVDLGVGGSIPFIADLVREFPAAQILVTGVEDPHARAHSPNESLHLDTFRHALSAEALLLERLDTRTL
- a CDS encoding DUF3043 domain-containing protein codes for the protein MSKKTAADEQDVAEETSTSGKGRPTPTRAEQEAARKRPLVADTKEAKARQKADVAAQRERARIGMAAGDDKYLPARDKGPQRRFVRDTIDAGWHVGELVMPLMILVIVVMMINAPLIQFYAMIVLWAYVVLVIIDMVITSMRIKSAAAKKFGDRREKGLGWYGAMRTIQMRWMRLPKPQVKRGQHPAR